From the genome of Vitis riparia cultivar Riparia Gloire de Montpellier isolate 1030 chromosome 2, EGFV_Vit.rip_1.0, whole genome shotgun sequence:
ATTCGCTCTCCTCAATTTTTTGTTGGGTATCATTTAGCTATTTTCGTGTGGATATCATGTGGCTACTTTTGTAGATCCCTAAGTATTCACTGGACTTGCTAAGACTGTATATCCCTCTATTGTTTATGTGTTTGTGCTGAAAGAAATAATAAGAATCTGGTCCAGCTTTGTTGTGTGATGTCTGAAGGTCACTCTCCTATCATTTGGTCTTAAATCCATTCTCTGCCACTAGCTGATAAGTCCATTAACAATTTGTGAGACCAGGTTTTGCTTAATACATTATCATTTCACCTATTCCTGTTCTGTTTTATTACTCTTCTTCTTTATACTTCTCTGCTTTTGGTGCCTGTCTGTGGTGTGCTTTGGTTGGTGCATTTCTATCTGAGAGGAATATTTCTGGGAAGTGCAAGCTGTGATTATAGATGCTTAGCCTCCATGAAATACCCGAAGAGCATTGTGAGTAACCTGAGCCGAGTTTAGTATCTTAGGTCATAGTTGGAAATAATGACTGAGTAGCTATGCTCTAGAATATCACAGAGCCTTTAAGGTATGGTCTGCAGAGGGTTTCGAAAGATGCATCGTGGTTGTTTCACTTGTCTTGTGCCATTCGTTCACCATCTACTGTATCATCACTCTCATGTGCTGATCATCCCTGGATACACATGGAGGAGCTGAAAGTGGTGTGGAATCTACCTCCTATACACCTTCCAAAGTTTTGCCATCCGTAGGGATTTGCACTGCCCAAAGCACTCACCATTTCGAATATAGGCTGATACCAACAAAGGAGAAATATAAAGGAATACGTGAACGTATCTTGGAATAGCCTTCATATGCGTAGCAACTTATGAGTGGCAGTCTGATATGTCATGGCCAATAGTCCAGATGTTGCAACCTGTGAGATCAATAAAGTTATACCCACTCCTCATTCCACTATAGtgagtgatgtcatccatgctGATTTGAGTGTATCCACTGAAGCTGATGAGTTGAGAATTCATCTTCGTCTCCTATTGACGCAAGCGAAACCCCAGCGTTGTATTTGAAACTGTGGATACACGTAGGCAGCCCACAATCAGCTCCAAGGTGCATTCCCCTGAAGTCTTGCTCATAAGAAAATCGTCATCAGCATCTCTGAACTCATTGCCATTTGGTGCCGATGCTGTCATTGTAATTGGTGTGATTGCTATCACTGTTCTTATTCTCCGCGTCTGATCTTCTGCATCTCATTCTGCAGCAACTCTTGCATTATCTGGTGGTGATGACCACAGCCATTCCCCTACTACAGATGCCAAACTCTGGCAAACTTGTCATGTTTTCAGGTGATCCTGACTTCAGCATGGGAGCACACGTTCTGCTCAACAAGGATTGTGAGCTCGAGCAAGGAGGCCCGACACCCTCCCACTCCGAATCAGTGACACTCAGGTAGAGAAGGAGGTTGGCCATAATGGCTTCCACGCCGGTGCAACCACAGTTCATTGCAAGCATTGGGAATAGAAGTTTATCAATTGCGCCACTCATCGAGAATCCCGAATCTGATCAGATTGTTGTGCCTGATAAGAAAAGCTGGAAAAACTTATTCGCATGTATGGGTCTTGCGGCCAAAGCATTCCTATAGAGACTCAGTTTTTGATTGTTGAAGGGCTAAATGGCTCTCATTTTTGCCAAGGGAAGTGAGAAAGGAGCAGGTCAATCCGCTCTGGATGCCACTTCCTCACCCATTCTATTCATTCGTCATTCCCCATGCACGTCACTACCTAGATGCCCCACTCACCCATATTTCATATCCACTGAATCCACGTTTCCTCATCACCCGTGGCCCTCACAAAACCCATACCTATCTCCTGTACCGCGCATCCTTCACCATCCACCTCTTACCCGCTTATCTTTCTAACATCACATACCCATTTCCCAAATGTCCATCAAACTCACCCTTCATCCCTCTATCTTCCCTACTCATCTTCATACCCATCTCCATGTGTATACTTATCACCCGTCTTCTATACCCTCATGCACATCACCACTTCTCATCCTTCCACCCCACATGCCATTTTTCAACCACCCATCATCAGACCCGTTCCCTCTACCTCCGCATGGCCACCTCAACCATTATATCCACTTCTCCTCATGTCGTTCGTCCCCCACCCGTTCATTGTCATCATTTCCGCATGCATGAAAGCCCCATGCAAACCCGGCCATCCTTCCACTCCATTTTCTTCATACccaactttctctctctaatatTTTCATGCCCATCACAACCTCAAACCCACCGAATCAGTTAAGGTCATACCTTCTGCACTTGATGAGCTCAAGCGCACAAATTTCCTTTATCTGGAACCTTAACTAACTCTCTTTGGGCTTGAGAGTTCTAGCTATGGCCATGTCGTGGCACTTTAAGATGCCCGGATTCGAGTTTAAGCAGTCATGAAGGACTCTTTACAAGCTGACTGCATTACCTAATACCGGTTTTGTTACTTCGATCTGTGGGCATAGTTTGTTTTCGAGAACATTCCATACACTCGAAATAATATCGGTGCCTCCTAAGCCACTACTTTTGAATAAATACCTAGAGTTGGATCTTAGTATCGTCATGCTTGGTTGTTAGTATTGGCCCCAAAGGCGCACATCAATCAGTTTCTTTTATCAAATTCCCGGAAAGAGCATATATTCCAAAGCCATTCTCAAGGGTGCATGCGAGAATGAATAGTGAGGCAAGTTTTTCAGGTCTCGGTCAAAGTAAAATAATGGGGCTGCTGCATGGATGGATGATAGCTCCTTGATAAAATTCAAGAAGAACCTAAAAAATTGCCTGTTGTCATTATGTCGGCCGATGCTAACGAGAATGCCATGGGAATGAAGGAGAAAGAATTAGCTGCTGTCAAGATCAATGCAGCTGACATTGATATCATTGCAAATGATCGCATGTGGGCAAGATCCTAATGTTGTTCGGTGGAGTCTCCGGCTTCTGATGATGATCCGTTTTCTAAGTGTGGGTATGGTGTCACCATTGTGCAAACTGATGTGAGTTATTATGATGGATGATATTTCAAGGAAGATTGTTATGATAATGAATGTGGCAACGCTGAAAATGGTGAGATTATCGAACATGCTCTTCAAGAAGAACTATCACGACTTGCTGTTGACGAAGCAGCTAGATTTTCACATGAAGTGGCAAAGGATTTGCAAGCATCTATTCTTCCAAAAGGATGGCCCGATCAATCTATGGAAAATTATGGATTCGAGCATGAGAGCGGCCATGAAGATATAGATGGTATGGGACTTTCCAGTTCATGTTCTAGTCTTGACGAAAAGTCACACAATGGGGAGGGTTGGTTATATTCTCTAGATCTGATAGATGAGCATGCACTCGATGTTGAAGTAGGCAAAATATTGAATTAGATGGTCCCTGTTCCTCATGTTCCCACAACTTATGGTGATTACTTGGAGAAGATGTCCAAGTTTGGAGCATGAGGTGATCATGTCACTCCGCGGGGCCACCCTTGGCCCGCACCCCCAACGACCACCTCCattttattcttatatatattggtttatttattcatttattcaagtTCTTCATCTTCGATACCAAGGTTAACTTTCCACATCCCAATCTTTACATTCATTCATTTAATCTTCATCGTTTCggtcattgttattattttacttattcgTTTATTCACTTTTCCAACTTTCATCTCcgaacaattcttcaaaatttcagtttcaaaatttgatttcccGTCTcaagaaaaattccactattcacattcatttgtttaatgattattttcgttattatcattattattctatttattcattcatttatttattttaaaattccatctttaaacgaTTTTTCAGTATcccgacttccaaatttaatttctcattccaaaaattctaatattcacattcatttatttaattatttatttcctttattattattattctattctatttatttatttaaaataaaaaataaaaaataaaaaaaattccgtcttcaaataattctttaaaatttcgatttccaaatttagttctctAAAACTCCAATCTTCCAATAATCTTCGAGTttcccatttttcaaataaacctcaaatatccaattttctctcaaaagtTTTAATTCCGCTTTGGTTTTCAAACGACCTTTTGCTCCTCTCGATTTCAATaagcatgaaatttttttttatatataattctaTAATAATGGAATCCgtgaaattaattcatgcaaaataaaacgggctttggtgaGGGCCCCACATATATGTTTTcgatgattgattgattaattgattgatttgattatcatacgtgattgatttattctgctctatgacatgcatgagattatcctttaattgtgcactaacctcatttcttgatagcgcatggtggctcgttgcccaggtatgtacccattttttcattttgatcagTGTCTATGCGTTTTCTGGTTTCTATGTGTGCATGATTTATTccggatattcattgatttactcatcgattgccacgtcagcttcattttattagtagagacccgactttagggacttagaggggtgctacggtctttaccgtaccttcccgataagtaacctgacccccgaacccgatcctgttttttttttgtagatcaccttttccaaataaggagtcgcgcttagggttttctttcttattttgtttgcccttttaaaataaaacaaaaataagtgacgactccaagtcattattttaataaataaaatcatttttcaaataaaaatcgagctcgtcatcgagtggaaaacacaTGAggcaaaatacggggtccacaatattGCATCCCGAAATTCATTTGCAGTTGAGAAGGTATGCCCACTACCCAATATTGCACTCTCAAAACGACTTGACTCTAGTGGACCAACATGTGATTCAGCACATCTTTGATGAAATCCTCATGATTGCATTCTAATATCAACATCTCTTGTTGAATATGGGACCGATGAGTTAGACCCTACGATTGTTTCGTTCAAGCTGCATTATAACATCTaatgaataaacataaatattacaaaataaataaatacatggaATCATTTaagattatatattttttttatataacttacCCTTGTCCTCCATTCTCAATCGTTTCATCGTCTTCAACTGTTGAtgctaaacatatatatacacgtgCACATCGGTCACTAAATTGAAACATGTTTGTcaagtcttcatcatttttcaataGTTGAAGTGCATATAAATCAAACAAGAGAGTATATGAAAATGTTGGTCCCACTATATTGATGTTCATTTTCCCACAAATccttgaaacaaaatcattatATGTCATTGATCGTTCTAAACTTAGACTCTCTCGTCTCTCACTCATATATTCCACATTGCCATGTTCATCCCTTACTAGCTCTCCTCCAATGTGCAGATAACAATAAATTGTATTACTTGGATCCATTTAAATGCTACTCGATCATGTGCAGCCCCTATTTAGAAGCATGAACCTTTAGTCAAGTTGAAACAATTAACTAATTTCTTAATAACACTGCATAAACCAACTTACTTATAACAAAACTAATTATCATGCCTATGACcatcatatattaatacatcGTTTATCTTTGAAACTTTACAAACGAGCTTCATTTACATTTCATAGTCTATAATTAATGGTGCAAATATAGACATGCATAGTGTATACTTAACATTAAGCAAtgcaattattctattttaCTTCGTAGTAATTTGCTATGTTATATAAGTTAGGGAGTGAACCTCTCAATTCATGGGCTAACTATTGTTTTGGTAACTCTTCAAGCCAAATTGTGCTAATGTCACTCTCTTCAGGCCACCCCCTCAAACAATGGGTCGACCTTTATTTTGCCCACTGCCCAAATTAAACCACAATAATGTTACAACCAAGAACCGACCTCCAAACAATTGGGCCAACCCTTATTTTGCCCATTGCCTAAATTAAACCACAACAATGTTTACAACCAAGGGTCGACCTCCAAAAAAATGGGTCAACCTTTATTTTGCCCACTGCCCAGATTAAACCACAACAATGTTTACAACCAAGGGTCGACCTCTAAACAAATGGGTCAGCCTTTATTTTGCCCACTGTCCAAATTAAACTACAACAATGTTTATAACTAAGGGCCTACCTCCAAACAAATGGGTCAGCCTTTAATTCACTTACTGCAACCTCTTacgaaaacaataattttatccaaatatcaTTAACTGAATTACGACCAACCCCTTCATCCAAGGGTAGACCCT
Proteins encoded in this window:
- the LOC117930294 gene encoding uncharacterized protein LOC117930294, whose translation is MSADANENAMGMKEKELAAVKINAADIDIIANDRMWEDCYDNECGNAENGEIIEHALQEELSRLAVDEAARFSHEVAKDLQASILPKGWPDQSMENYGFEHESGHEDIDGMGLSSSCSSLDEKSHNGEGWLYSLDLIDEHALDVEVGKILN